TTCGTCTTCGAGAAAGGGCCGGTGTTCGCCAACGTCGTGCTGGCCGACGAGATCAACCGGGCGACGCCGAAGACACAGGCCGCCCTGCTGGAGGCGATGCAGGAGAAGCAGGTGACCGCCGCTGGCGAGACCTACGAACTGCCGCGCCCATTTTTTATCCTGGCGACCCAGAACCCCATCGACCAGTCGGGGACCTACGCGCTCCCGGAGGCCCAGACCGACCGCTTCATGCTGAAGCTGCTGGTCGACTACCCCGACTACGACGAGGAGCGGACCATCGTCGACATGTACACCGCCGGGGCAGAACAGGTCCCCGTCGAACGCTCGCTGACCCGCCCGGAGATTCAGGAGATCCAGCAACTGGTCCGCGAGATGCCCATCGCCGACGACCTGCGCGACCGGGCAGTCCAGCTCGTGCGCCGGACGCGTGAAGCCGACGACATCGAGTTCGGGGCCAGCCCACGGGCGAGCATGGCGCTCGTCCAGACGGCGAAGGCGCGGGCGTTCCTCCACGGCCGCTCGCACGTCACGGGCGAGGATATCGAGGCGCTGGCCGCGCCCGTCCTCCGGCACCGGATTATCGTGGACTTCCGGGCCGAGCGCGAGGGCCGGACGGCAGACGACCTCATCGCGGACTTGCTGGGATGAGCCACCCGACGCACGCAATCTGGCGGGCGGACCCGTGGGAGGGGCAGCCGTGACTATCGAACCGGATTTTCTGGACGAACTCGGCCGGTTTACCGCCGCGCTGAACCGCCAGACGACCTCGATTCGGCAGGGCGACCAGCAGTCCCCGCGGGTCGGCGAGGGGCTCACGTTCAGCGACTATCGGCGGTACTCGCCGGGGGACGACACGCGACGAATCGACTGGAAGCTGTTCGCCCGGACGGAGGAGTACTTCATCAAGCAGTACGAGGAAGAGCGGAGCCTGACCGTCCACCTGCTCGTCGACACGAGCGCGTCGATGGACTACGGCGACGCGGCGAGTCACAAGTTCGAGTGCGCCGCCAAGCTCGGCCTCGGCTTCGCCTACCTTACAGCGGAGGAGAACAACGACTTCCGGTTCTGCACGTTTCGTGACCGGGTGAACCGCATCGACACCGGGCAGTCGAACCGCGGCGAACTCCTCTCGCTTATCGACCAATTGAACGAAATAACGCCCGACGGGACGGCCGATTTCGAATCCGCGCTGGAGGCGTACGCCGAACGCATTCGCTCGCGCTCGCTCGTCGTCGTGTTCAGCGACTGTCTGGCCGACCCCGAGGAGCTCGAGTCGGGCGTCGCCGCGCTCGCACGCAACGACGCCGACGTGTTGCTCGTCCGCGTGGTCGCCCCGGAGGAACGGGACCCCGGCGTCGTCGGTGACGTGCTGTTCGCCGACCCCGAGAGCGACGAGAAACGCCGGTCGTATTTCAGCGGCTCGCTGGCCGAAACGTACCAGTCGCGGCTCGACGCCCACATCGACTCGGTTTCCAATCGCGTTACGGCACTCGGCGCGGACCACGTACTGGTCGATACCGGCGAAGACTACTTCGACTCGTTTGCGAGCATCTGGTTACAGTAGCCAGACGGCGGCAGGGTCGGCTTACTCCGCGAGGATGTGTGCCGGCAGGTCGTCACGGATGATCGTATCGCAGTACTCACAGCGGACGCCGTCGTCGCCGACGGCGAAGCGCGAGTCGACGGGTTCGGCTTCGGTCGTGATGCAGTTGTGGTTCGGGCATTCGAGGACGCCCTCGACGACCGACGGCCGCTCGACGCGGCGCTTCTCGACGACATCGTAGTCACGGATGATGTTGATCGTCGCCGCGGGGGCGATGAGCGAGAGCACATCGACCTCGTCCTGGGAGAGTTCGCGGCCCTCGACTTTGACGACATCTTTGTGCCCCAGACGGTCGGAAGGCATGTTCATCGCGACGGAGACGGAGTCACCGCTGGTCCCGTCGATACCCAAGATCGCGAGGACGTTCAGCGCCTGGCCGCCCGCGATGTGGTCGATGACGGTGCCGTTCTGGATCTTCGAGACGCGGAGTTGCTGGTCGTTGTCGCTCATTGGTCGCCTCCGAGCATCAGGTCGAGCAGCGCCATCCGTACGGGGACGCCGTTGTGGGCCTGTTGGAAGTACTGTGCGTGGGTGGTCTCGTCGACGTCGTGGGCGATCTCGTCGACGCGCGGGAGCGGGTGCATCACGGTCAGGTCGTCCTTGGCCGCGTCCAGCGTGTCGGCGTCGATCTGGTACTGGCCGGCGACTTCGCGGTACTCGCTCTCGTCGGGGAACCGCTCGGCCTGGATACGTGTCACGTAGAGCACGTCCAGGTCGGGGAGAATCTCGTCGAGATCGGTGTGCTCGCGGATGCCCGCGCCGGCCTCGTGGAGGTCGTACCGGACCGACCGCGGAAGCTGGAGCGACTCGGGGCTGATGAAGTGCTGCCTGGCGTCGACGGTCGTGAGCGCGTGGGCCAACGAGTGGACCGTCCGACCGTACTTCAGGTCGCCCATGATGCCGATAGTCAGGTCCTCAAAGCCCGCGTTCTCACGGATCGTGTAGAGGTCGAGCAGCGTCTGTGTCGGGTGCTGACCGGCCCCGTCGCCGGCGTTGACGAGCGGCACGTCGACGAACTCGCTCGCCATCTTCGCGGAGCCCTCCATGGGGTGCCGGAGCACGAGCGCGTCGGTGTACCCCTCGACGACGCGGACGGTATCTGCCAGTGACTCGCCTTTCTTCACGCTGGAGGACTCGACGGAGCCCATGTCGACGATGTCGCCGCCGAGGCGTTTCATCGCCGTTGTGAAGCTCATCTTCGTCCGGGTGCTCGGCTCGAAAAAGAGGAGGCCAAGCAGCGTGTCGCTGTGCCGGTCCGCGAACGCTCCCGGGTCAGCCGCGATGTCGGCCGCGTGGTCGAGCACCGTCTCGATGTCGCCCCGCGAGAGCTGTTTCGCGCTGATGATGTGGTCGTGCCGCATTTCACTCGATACCGCGCTCCGGACGGTCTTGAATCCCCCGACACGGGAATTGAACGGTCACTTACATCGTCAGGTTCGGCTTCGGGAGCATCGGCACTGGCTTCGAAAACGGGGTCTGAAAGATCCTAGCGGCCGAAATAGAAGGACAGGAAACTAGTCAGGGATTGCTCTGCCAGACGTCGACGCGGGGCTCGGTGTATGCCTTGCCGACGATGTCGGGGAGACCGTCGCCATCGAGGTCGACGACCTTCGCTTCGTGGGTGGGGATACCGGTTCCCAGTTCTTTCTGCTCGAAGTTCCCCGCCCCGTCGTTGTGGAACACGAACTGTCGCGGTTCGTGTCCGTCCTCTAGCCCCATTTCCGCGACGAAGATGTCGGGATTGCCGTCGCCGTCGAAGTCCGCTACGTCGAGGCTGTGCGGGTTCGAGAGGTCGTCGTGCAGCAGCGTCAGATCCCACTCGGGCGGGTCGAACACGCCCAGCCTGGCCGGGCGGTCGTCGAGATACGGTTCGTCGCCCTCGACGAGAATTATTTCCAGGTCCCCATCGCCGTCGACGTCCTCGATAGCGACGCGGGTACACTGCCAGTCCTCGGCGATGGGCTCCCGGTCCCACCCATCGGCCGTCCGATGGAAGACGTTGGGGCCGGCGACGATTTCGACCTCGCCATCGCCGTCGACGTCCTCGACAGCGACGCCCTCGACGTCGATATCCTCGGCGACAACGTGTCGGTTCGCCACCGGCCACGGTTCACGCGTCGGGTCATCGGGGATGTCATAGTAGAATACCGTTTCGGACTCCTGAGACAGCCCGACGACCTCGTTCTGTCCGTCGCCGTCCACGTCCGCCACGGCGGTGTCGTGATACTTCTCGAAGTCGTCGGTGATGAGCCGGCGCGTCCACTGCTTTCGCGGGTTGTCCGGTATTTCGAACCACCACAGCTTGTGCTGGTGAATGTTCTGGCCGGCGACCATGTCCGGGCGGCCGTTCCCCGTTATATCGCCAAGCGAGCCACCGACGGAGAGTTCGGGTGCGCTGGCGACATCGTGGCGCTCCCAGCCGGGGTTTTCGTACCAGAACACGTTCGTCTGGAGCCAGCGGGCCAGCGGCCCCATGCCGAACACGGACAGCAAGTCGACTGACGTATCGACCAGCGGGAACTGGACCTCGTGCTCGTCGCCGAGCGCCCCGACGATGACGTCCGGTCGACCGTTCCCAGTGAGGTCGGTCGTGAGACAGAAGCTCATCGTGCTCGCCGGCGGCGAGGCTTCGATGCGCTCGTGATGTAGATTCATGTCCCAGCCGTTCGGGTGTATCGCTATTGTTATGGCTGGGCTAACATCGACCGATAGCGAGTGGCTCGGGCGGGGTACGAATGCTGTATCGCTGAAGGGCCGTGTTCGGCTTACTACCCATGTCCCCAGTAGTGGTGTCCCAGTTATTGTTACACACCAGTTATCAAGACCCATGCAGGACAGGCTCGAACGGGTCGACTGTCGGGACCATCGCCACCGAAAGCGTAGACTTGCTACGGCCAGGGGAGTGCAGGATATAACGACCGATTAAAAGTAG
The genomic region above belongs to Haloarcula hispanica ATCC 33960 and contains:
- a CDS encoding AAA family ATPase; the protein is MSSEHDIDELQQKIANAREQIGTRIVGQEEVLEQLLICILADGNALLESNPGLGKTTMVRTVAEVTDLQFSRIQNTPDLMPSDITGTEIIRETDSGREFVFEKGPVFANVVLADEINRATPKTQAALLEAMQEKQVTAAGETYELPRPFFILATQNPIDQSGTYALPEAQTDRFMLKLLVDYPDYDEERTIVDMYTAGAEQVPVERSLTRPEIQEIQQLVREMPIADDLRDRAVQLVRRTREADDIEFGASPRASMALVQTAKARAFLHGRSHVTGEDIEALAAPVLRHRIIVDFRAEREGRTADDLIADLLG
- a CDS encoding DUF58 domain-containing protein — its product is MTIEPDFLDELGRFTAALNRQTTSIRQGDQQSPRVGEGLTFSDYRRYSPGDDTRRIDWKLFARTEEYFIKQYEEERSLTVHLLVDTSASMDYGDAASHKFECAAKLGLGFAYLTAEENNDFRFCTFRDRVNRIDTGQSNRGELLSLIDQLNEITPDGTADFESALEAYAERIRSRSLVVVFSDCLADPEELESGVAALARNDADVLLVRVVAPEERDPGVVGDVLFADPESDEKRRSYFSGSLAETYQSRLDAHIDSVSNRVTALGADHVLVDTGEDYFDSFASIWLQ
- the pyrI gene encoding aspartate carbamoyltransferase regulatory subunit, which produces MSDNDQQLRVSKIQNGTVIDHIAGGQALNVLAILGIDGTSGDSVSVAMNMPSDRLGHKDVVKVEGRELSQDEVDVLSLIAPAATINIIRDYDVVEKRRVERPSVVEGVLECPNHNCITTEAEPVDSRFAVGDDGVRCEYCDTIIRDDLPAHILAE
- the pyrB gene encoding aspartate carbamoyltransferase, encoding MRHDHIISAKQLSRGDIETVLDHAADIAADPGAFADRHSDTLLGLLFFEPSTRTKMSFTTAMKRLGGDIVDMGSVESSSVKKGESLADTVRVVEGYTDALVLRHPMEGSAKMASEFVDVPLVNAGDGAGQHPTQTLLDLYTIRENAGFEDLTIGIMGDLKYGRTVHSLAHALTTVDARQHFISPESLQLPRSVRYDLHEAGAGIREHTDLDEILPDLDVLYVTRIQAERFPDESEYREVAGQYQIDADTLDAAKDDLTVMHPLPRVDEIAHDVDETTHAQYFQQAHNGVPVRMALLDLMLGGDQ
- a CDS encoding FG-GAP repeat domain-containing protein codes for the protein MNLHHERIEASPPASTMSFCLTTDLTGNGRPDVIVGALGDEHEVQFPLVDTSVDLLSVFGMGPLARWLQTNVFWYENPGWERHDVASAPELSVGGSLGDITGNGRPDMVAGQNIHQHKLWWFEIPDNPRKQWTRRLITDDFEKYHDTAVADVDGDGQNEVVGLSQESETVFYYDIPDDPTREPWPVANRHVVAEDIDVEGVAVEDVDGDGEVEIVAGPNVFHRTADGWDREPIAEDWQCTRVAIEDVDGDGDLEIILVEGDEPYLDDRPARLGVFDPPEWDLTLLHDDLSNPHSLDVADFDGDGNPDIFVAEMGLEDGHEPRQFVFHNDGAGNFEQKELGTGIPTHEAKVVDLDGDGLPDIVGKAYTEPRVDVWQSNP